The following proteins are co-located in the Campylobacter concisus genome:
- a CDS encoding DNA repair protein encodes MKNKAQKFYAVIDLKSFYASVECVERGLDPFKADLVVADDSRGNGSVCLAVSPALRAKGVKNRCRLFEIPKAIRFIIAPPRMQFYIDYAAKIYEIYLKYVSKDDIYVYSIDEAFIDLTSYVKFYNTDAKSIAKKIMDEILKTTGVTATCGMGTNLYLAKIALDILAKHSDDGIAFLDEQLYKERLWTHQPLDDFWRIGKQTRLKLEKHGIFCMKDIANAPRSLLEKFFGVDAYITIDHANGIEPTTIADIKAYKPSTKSYFSSEILPRDYERCEAVVVLKEMADRLALRMINKEVMASGITINIKFADKFEPLQRASVRFKTPTNVSSMLMSSAEELLLNKIKNVGLIRQISISANDVVKESLAHSSLFEDDTKEKAVLKSLNLIKEKFGKNSVLRAIDLLPEATGQDRNKKIGGHKSGE; translated from the coding sequence ATGAAAAACAAAGCACAAAAATTTTATGCCGTCATTGATCTAAAGTCCTTTTATGCCTCAGTTGAGTGCGTAGAGCGAGGACTTGATCCGTTTAAAGCCGATCTGGTCGTGGCTGACGATAGCCGTGGCAACGGAAGTGTTTGCCTAGCCGTTAGTCCAGCTCTTAGAGCCAAAGGTGTGAAAAATAGATGCAGGCTTTTTGAAATACCAAAGGCTATAAGATTTATCATCGCACCGCCTAGAATGCAGTTTTACATCGACTATGCGGCTAAAATTTATGAGATATACCTAAAATATGTCTCAAAAGATGATATCTATGTCTATTCTATCGATGAGGCCTTTATCGATCTTACTTCTTATGTTAAATTTTATAATACCGATGCAAAATCCATAGCCAAAAAGATAATGGATGAAATTTTAAAAACTACTGGCGTGACAGCCACCTGTGGCATGGGCACAAATTTATACCTTGCAAAAATCGCCCTTGATATTCTGGCTAAGCACAGTGATGATGGGATTGCATTTTTAGACGAGCAGCTTTATAAAGAGCGTCTTTGGACGCATCAACCGCTAGACGACTTTTGGCGTATCGGTAAGCAAACTAGACTAAAGCTGGAAAAACATGGAATTTTTTGTATGAAAGATATAGCAAATGCTCCGCGAAGCTTGCTTGAGAAATTTTTTGGAGTTGATGCATATATAACGATAGATCACGCAAATGGTATAGAGCCAACGACAATAGCTGACATAAAAGCATATAAACCAAGTACAAAGTCTTACTTTAGCTCTGAAATTTTACCAAGAGACTACGAACGTTGTGAGGCAGTAGTCGTACTAAAAGAAATGGCGGATAGACTAGCACTTAGGATGATCAACAAAGAAGTAATGGCAAGTGGAATAACGATAAATATAAAATTTGCCGATAAATTTGAGCCACTACAACGTGCAAGCGTTCGGTTTAAGACACCAACAAATGTTTCAAGCATGCTGATGAGTTCAGCCGAAGAGTTGCTCTTAAATAAGATAAAAAATGTTGGGCTCATTAGGCAAATTAGCATTAGTGCAAATGACGTAGTAAAAGAGAGCCTAGCTCACTCTAGTCTTTTTGAGGATGATACTAAAGAAAAGGCAGTTTTAAAATCCCTAAATCTCATAAAAGAAAAATTTGGTAAAAACTCGGTTTTAAGAGCGATCGATCTACTACCAGAAGCCACTGGGCAAGACCGAAATAAAAAGATCGGAGGGCACAAAAGTGGCGAGTAA
- a CDS encoding YolD-like family protein: MASKDRAKIFSSFNPLSTLERALRQKEREKCEKLELDESKVDEIFKKISELRAADEVYINYYDGYTYTNARGLISDVNFKNETLMVVKTRIKFEDINDLKII; the protein is encoded by the coding sequence GTGGCGAGTAAAGATAGAGCAAAAATTTTTAGCTCATTTAATCCCCTATCAACCTTAGAGCGAGCCTTGCGACAAAAAGAGCGAGAAAAATGCGAAAAACTAGAGCTTGATGAGAGCAAGGTCGATGAAATTTTTAAAAAGATAAGCGAGCTAAGAGCAGCTGATGAAGTATATATAAACTACTATGACGGCTACACCTATACAAATGCTAGAGGGCTAATCTCTGACGTAAATTTCAAAAATGAAACTCTTATGGTTGTAAAAACTAGGATCAAATTTGAAGATATAAATGACCTAAAAATAATTTAG
- a CDS encoding molybdopterin-dependent oxidoreductase, whose protein sequence is MKRRDFIKFSALAATAAQASRIEGVTKTIFDQKKTLGANRFGLFWANTNSNQIVSVDPFEGDKFPNTMNNSLPDLIQNESRVLYPYVRKSYLKAKGAAKSELRGKEEFVRVSWDTALDLAAKALKENFDKYGPESIYGECYWWGGSGKISWGRTVGHRMLKVLGGYVEESGDYSTGAGLVIMPHVLGNSAVYDAPTKWEAMVKNAKNIVFWGTDPLVTGQISWQPPTHDGYLGIKKIKDAGIKTYSVCVFKNDTTRYLDSETIIVRPNTDVAMMLGMCHYLYENKLYDEEFIKKYTVGFNKFKDYLLGTTDKVVKDINWASKICGVKAEDIAKFATALAKEPSTIIAGRSLQRQDHGEMGFWGIVTLSAMLGHIGKEGLGFEFNLYYGNGSTDKIAPALKGISTRISEKYENVDGAPWKKFKNVTIPSSRSIEALQNPGKEIDYDGSKIKLPHMRVAYMASGSMFTRHQDVNNAVKAWRKFDTVITAEPYWTSTAKLSDIVLPVALEVERNDINQSVPSSEYIVAYKPVVEPMGESRSDYWICSQICKRWGREEVFTEGKDELGWAKEFYADAVEQAKALDLKMPSFDEFWKEGYVKFDKDNEETKYYTRLSAFRENPHKNRLGTPSGKIEIYSPTIAKFGYKDFAPHFAWIEPFEWLGSEKAKKYPFSITTPHSRYRLHSQLNNSIIRNYAEVCAREPMLINTNDAKKKGIATGDVVRVFNDRGEILVGALVTDIIPEHVIAICEGAWYDPEVLGERSLCKHGCINVLTLDKGTSSIAQSNCGHTILADLEKYKGEIKPITAFSKPKILQSL, encoded by the coding sequence ATGAAAAGACGAGATTTCATAAAATTTTCTGCACTTGCAGCCACTGCGGCACAAGCAAGTAGGATTGAAGGCGTGACAAAAACCATTTTTGACCAAAAGAAAACTTTGGGAGCAAATAGATTTGGTCTATTTTGGGCAAATACCAACTCAAATCAAATCGTCTCCGTTGATCCATTTGAGGGCGATAAATTCCCAAATACCATGAACAACAGCTTGCCAGATCTCATCCAAAATGAAAGCCGCGTGCTCTATCCGTACGTAAGAAAAAGCTACTTAAAGGCAAAAGGTGCAGCAAAAAGTGAGCTTCGTGGCAAAGAGGAATTTGTGCGTGTTAGCTGGGATACGGCACTTGACCTTGCTGCAAAAGCCTTAAAAGAAAATTTTGATAAATATGGCCCTGAGAGCATCTACGGCGAATGCTACTGGTGGGGCGGCAGCGGTAAGATCAGTTGGGGTAGGACTGTTGGCCATAGGATGCTTAAGGTTTTAGGCGGATATGTTGAAGAGAGCGGTGACTACTCAACAGGCGCTGGTCTTGTCATCATGCCTCATGTCCTTGGAAATAGTGCAGTTTATGATGCTCCTACAAAATGGGAAGCTATGGTTAAAAATGCTAAGAACATCGTATTTTGGGGTACTGATCCGCTCGTAACTGGTCAAATTTCATGGCAGCCGCCAACACACGATGGTTATCTTGGCATCAAAAAGATAAAAGATGCTGGCATTAAAACTTATAGTGTTTGCGTCTTTAAAAATGATACCACAAGATACCTTGACTCTGAAACTATCATCGTTCGTCCAAATACCGACGTAGCAATGATGCTTGGTATGTGCCACTATCTATATGAAAACAAGCTTTATGACGAGGAATTTATCAAAAAATACACAGTTGGTTTTAATAAATTTAAAGATTATTTGCTTGGCACCACCGACAAAGTAGTAAAAGATATAAACTGGGCTAGCAAAATTTGTGGTGTAAAAGCCGAAGATATAGCTAAATTTGCAACAGCGCTTGCAAAAGAGCCAAGCACTATCATCGCTGGCAGATCACTTCAAAGACAAGATCACGGCGAGATGGGCTTTTGGGGTATCGTAACACTTAGTGCGATGCTTGGCCACATCGGTAAAGAGGGTCTTGGATTTGAGTTTAACCTCTACTACGGAAACGGCAGCACCGATAAGATAGCACCTGCTCTAAAAGGTATCAGCACTAGGATAAGCGAGAAATATGAAAACGTAGATGGCGCTCCATGGAAGAAATTTAAAAACGTAACCATCCCATCTTCAAGATCAATCGAAGCTTTGCAAAATCCTGGCAAAGAGATAGATTATGATGGCTCTAAGATCAAACTTCCACATATGAGAGTAGCTTATATGGCCTCTGGTTCGATGTTTACAAGACACCAGGACGTAAATAACGCCGTTAAAGCGTGGCGTAAATTTGACACCGTAATAACCGCTGAGCCATACTGGACAAGCACAGCTAAACTAAGCGACATCGTCTTACCAGTGGCACTTGAGGTAGAGAGAAATGACATCAACCAAAGTGTCCCATCAAGCGAATACATCGTGGCTTATAAGCCAGTAGTTGAGCCAATGGGAGAAAGCAGAAGCGACTACTGGATATGCTCACAAATTTGCAAACGCTGGGGCAGAGAAGAGGTCTTTACAGAAGGTAAAGATGAGCTTGGATGGGCAAAAGAATTTTACGCAGATGCGGTGGAACAAGCCAAAGCGCTAGATCTCAAAATGCCAAGCTTTGATGAGTTTTGGAAAGAAGGATATGTTAAATTTGACAAAGACAATGAAGAGACAAAATACTACACAAGGCTTAGTGCATTTAGAGAAAATCCACACAAAAATCGCCTTGGCACGCCATCAGGCAAGATAGAAATTTACTCTCCAACTATCGCTAAATTTGGCTACAAAGACTTTGCCCCACACTTTGCTTGGATCGAGCCTTTTGAGTGGCTTGGTAGTGAAAAAGCTAAGAAATATCCATTTAGCATCACAACCCCACACTCAAGATACCGCTTACACTCTCAGCTAAATAACTCAATAATCAGAAACTACGCTGAAGTTTGTGCTAGAGAGCCGATGCTAATAAATACAAACGACGCTAAGAAAAAAGGCATCGCAACTGGTGATGTAGTGAGAGTCTTTAACGACAGGGGCGAAATTTTAGTAGGAGCGCTTGTTACTGACATCATCCCAGAGCATGTCATCGCTATTTGCGAAGGTGCATGGTACGACCCTGAAGTGCTTGGCGAAAGAAGCCTTTGCAAGCATGGTTGTATCAATGTCCTAACACTCGACAAAGGCACATCTAGTATCGCTCAAAGCAACTGCGGACATACGATACTAGCGGATCTTGAAAAATATAAAGGCGAGATCAAACCAATAACTGCCTTTTCTAAACCAAAAATTTTACAATCTTTGTAG
- a CDS encoding tetratricopeptide repeat protein — protein sequence MKNLLFALLAAINLFASEPGLSPLLAADTLEKVKKCKNPDLNSTKECVQAGMVAANLKQDYGAAEGLFSLACAKGDGEGCFYLGELYKNNLVKAADKSERETKISAYYKASCVLYEYLPGCLALANFMQEELGDEVQSFAINNTLCNKKYAPGCYNVGWMIERTGGDIGEMMEYYERSCKLGYVGGCARAAWLYEGNFNENRYEQVKKDAKRAKQMRKKACELGDKQSC from the coding sequence ATGAAAAATTTATTATTTGCGCTACTTGCGGCGATAAATTTATTCGCTAGCGAGCCGGGCCTTTCGCCATTGCTAGCTGCAGATACGCTAGAAAAGGTCAAAAAATGCAAAAATCCCGACCTAAACTCTACCAAAGAGTGCGTGCAAGCGGGCATGGTAGCAGCAAACTTAAAGCAAGACTACGGCGCGGCGGAGGGGCTATTTAGCCTAGCCTGCGCCAAAGGAGACGGCGAGGGCTGCTTTTATCTGGGCGAACTTTATAAAAACAACCTAGTAAAAGCCGCGGATAAGAGCGAGCGCGAGACCAAGATTAGCGCGTATTACAAGGCTAGCTGCGTCCTTTACGAGTATTTGCCCGGTTGCTTGGCGCTAGCTAATTTCATGCAAGAAGAGCTGGGCGACGAGGTGCAGTCGTTTGCGATAAACAATACCCTATGCAACAAAAAATACGCTCCCGGATGCTACAACGTGGGCTGGATGATAGAGCGAACGGGAGGCGATATAGGCGAGATGATGGAATATTACGAGCGCTCGTGTAAGCTAGGCTACGTAGGCGGCTGCGCGCGAGCGGCGTGGCTGTATGAGGGAAATTTCAACGAAAACAGATACGAGCAAGTAAAAAAAGACGCGAAAAGAGCAAAGCAAATGCGAAAAAAAGCGTGTGAGCTAGGTGATAAGCAAAGCTGCTAG
- the proC gene encoding pyrroline-5-carboxylate reductase, with amino-acid sequence MKSVKIGFIGGGNMGGAMMEALWRAQPDEANSGRNSAEGERKFDGGSETQRAENLAQTDKNASRRECEKEAKFEILACARSKNEALRQRFSVKIAASEADLARESDAVVLATKPASYEAILRLIAPELAGKILLLLAPNFDIKRARQIVGEGVYIARAMPNIAAYIGTSATALCFDAGFSEAKKETVREIIAKIGKIYEIDEAGFAAFTGIAGSLPAYACAFIEAAADAGVRGGLPRRLCYDAVAAAVEGTARLIQSGKHPAALKDEVCSPAGTTIEGLAALENGGFRGALMQAVAACIAKARG; translated from the coding sequence ATGAAAAGCGTAAAAATCGGCTTCATTGGCGGCGGAAATATGGGCGGCGCGATGATGGAGGCACTTTGGCGAGCGCAACCTGACGAGGCTAACTCGGGACGAAACTCGGCCGAGGGTGAGCGAAAATTTGACGGCGGCAGCGAGACGCAAAGGGCGGAAAATTTAGCGCAAACGGATAAAAACGCGAGTCGGCGCGAATGCGAAAAAGAGGCAAAATTTGAAATCCTAGCCTGCGCCAGAAGCAAAAACGAAGCTTTGCGGCAGAGATTTAGCGTAAAAATAGCTGCGAGCGAAGCGGATCTAGCGCGTGAATCGGACGCGGTCGTACTGGCTACTAAGCCCGCTAGCTACGAGGCTATCTTGCGTCTGATCGCACCCGAGCTTGCGGGCAAAATTTTGCTTCTTTTGGCGCCTAATTTCGACATAAAACGCGCTAGGCAAATCGTAGGCGAGGGCGTTTATATCGCTCGCGCGATGCCAAATATCGCGGCTTACATCGGCACGTCGGCTACGGCTCTTTGCTTTGACGCGGGATTTAGTGAGGCTAAGAAAGAGACCGTGCGCGAAATAATCGCAAAAATCGGTAAAATTTACGAGATAGACGAGGCTGGGTTTGCCGCATTTACGGGTATCGCGGGAAGCTTGCCGGCGTATGCGTGCGCCTTTATCGAGGCTGCAGCCGATGCGGGCGTGCGGGGCGGACTGCCTAGGCGGCTTTGCTACGACGCCGTTGCGGCAGCCGTAGAAGGGACGGCGCGTCTGATCCAAAGCGGCAAGCACCCGGCCGCGCTAAAAGACGAGGTTTGCTCGCCGGCGGGAACCACGATCGAAGGACTTGCCGCGCTTGAAAACGGCGGATTTCGCGGCGCCTTGATGCAGGCCGTCGCCGCTTGCATCGCCAAAGCGCGGGGTTAG
- the typA gene encoding translational GTPase TypA produces MEKIRNIAVIAHVDHGKTTMVDELLKQSGTFNEHQNLGERVMDSNDIERERGITILSKNTAIRYKDTKINIIDTPGHADFGGEVERVLKMVDGVLLLVDAQEGVMPQTKFVVKKALSLGLRPIVVVNKIDKPAGDPDRVINEIFDLFVALDANDEQLEFPVVYAAAKNGYAKLKLSDENKDMQPLFETILAHVPAPSGSDENPLQLQVFTLDYDNYVGKIGIARIFNGKISKNQNVMLAKADGTKTTGRISKLIGFMGLERTDINEAGTGDIVAIAGFDALDVGDSVVDPNNPHPLDPLHIEEPTLSVVFSVNDGPLAGTEGKHVTSNKIDERLANEMKTNIAMKYENIGEGKFKVSGRGELQITILAENMRREGYEFLLGRPEVIVKEINGVKCEPYELLVIDAPDDTTGTVIEKLGKRKAEMVSMNPTGDGQTRIEFEIPARGLIGFRSQFLTDTKGEGVMNHSFLEFRPLSGTVEHRTNGALVSMENGVTLAYSLFNLQDRGVLFLDPQAKVYVGMIIGEHSRPNDLDVNPIKGKNLTNVRASGSDDAIKLVPPRKLSLERALEWIEDDELVEVTPINIRVRKRYLDPTERKRKAKL; encoded by the coding sequence TTGGAAAAGATACGAAATATAGCCGTTATCGCACACGTCGACCACGGTAAAACAACAATGGTTGATGAGCTTTTGAAACAGTCAGGAACATTTAACGAGCATCAAAACCTTGGCGAGCGTGTAATGGATAGTAATGACATCGAAAGGGAGCGTGGCATCACGATCCTTTCTAAAAATACTGCCATTCGCTACAAAGATACAAAGATCAACATCATTGACACCCCAGGCCACGCCGACTTTGGTGGTGAGGTTGAGCGTGTTCTTAAGATGGTTGATGGCGTTTTGTTGCTTGTCGATGCGCAAGAAGGCGTTATGCCACAAACTAAATTTGTCGTCAAAAAGGCGCTCTCACTTGGACTTCGCCCAATCGTCGTCGTAAATAAGATAGATAAGCCTGCAGGTGATCCAGACCGCGTTATAAATGAAATTTTTGACCTTTTTGTCGCACTTGACGCAAACGACGAGCAGCTAGAATTTCCAGTCGTTTATGCAGCTGCAAAAAATGGCTACGCAAAGCTAAAACTAAGCGATGAAAACAAAGATATGCAGCCACTTTTTGAGACTATCCTAGCTCACGTACCAGCTCCAAGCGGTAGTGACGAGAACCCACTTCAGCTTCAAGTATTTACTCTTGATTATGACAACTACGTCGGCAAGATCGGTATTGCAAGAATTTTTAACGGCAAGATATCTAAAAACCAAAATGTTATGCTTGCAAAGGCTGATGGTACAAAGACAACTGGTAGAATTTCAAAGTTAATTGGTTTTATGGGTCTTGAAAGAACCGATATTAACGAAGCTGGTACTGGCGACATCGTAGCGATCGCTGGTTTTGATGCGCTTGACGTTGGCGATAGTGTCGTTGATCCAAACAACCCTCATCCGCTTGATCCTCTCCATATCGAAGAGCCGACACTTAGCGTTGTGTTTTCTGTAAATGACGGCCCATTGGCAGGTACTGAGGGCAAACATGTCACATCAAACAAGATCGATGAGCGCCTTGCAAATGAGATGAAGACAAATATCGCGATGAAATACGAAAACATCGGTGAGGGCAAATTTAAAGTAAGTGGCCGTGGAGAGCTTCAGATTACTATTTTGGCTGAAAATATGCGCCGTGAGGGCTATGAGTTTTTACTTGGCAGACCTGAGGTCATCGTAAAAGAGATAAACGGCGTGAAATGCGAACCATACGAGCTTTTGGTTATCGACGCACCTGATGATACGACAGGTACAGTCATAGAAAAACTAGGCAAAAGAAAGGCTGAAATGGTCTCTATGAACCCAACAGGCGACGGACAAACAAGGATCGAGTTTGAGATCCCAGCGCGCGGCCTTATCGGCTTTAGAAGCCAGTTTTTAACTGACACAAAGGGCGAGGGCGTCATGAACCACAGCTTTTTGGAGTTTAGACCACTTAGTGGCACCGTCGAGCACAGAACAAATGGCGCGCTAGTTTCGATGGAAAACGGCGTAACGCTTGCTTATTCGCTATTTAACTTGCAAGATCGTGGTGTGCTTTTCCTTGATCCGCAAGCAAAAGTCTATGTGGGTATGATCATCGGCGAGCACAGCCGTCCAAACGACCTTGACGTAAATCCTATCAAGGGCAAAAACCTAACAAACGTGCGTGCAAGCGGCAGTGACGATGCGATCAAACTAGTGCCGCCTAGAAAGCTAAGCCTTGAGCGTGCTCTTGAGTGGATAGAGGATGATGAGCTAGTCGAGGTTACGCCTATAAATATCCGCGTTCGCAAGCGCTATTTAGATCCAACAGAACGCAAAAGAAAAGCAAAACTCTAA
- a CDS encoding flagellar hook-length control protein FliK, whose translation MQAYTAKNNVDLLAPAGGKKPSVSKRSQNNGEFLSMVLDAAASKANSGQKITEKDVKEIVKTVTTQKETLQKAQSESAAKISTALEENLDENTKNELYENANFMQLLQVLEILNGNEKVSKFPNFSDKIANFLSVPENVEELSNVKSVSDLIDLAKKFDLGLENIEISNEDVPKLNEMFKNLGKKEFFTPIKTEEKPFYLKELKNEVEQTIIKNEPKEVVKLDTLLKEVVANPTNEVKNLVKEEPKKLDSEVKLDDEIVDVDPDEQPKVKVNLQEKKAQKAPTLESLLFPEREQQKNENFESKETFNSDNKSELNQMVKDIASSAKHQLQTKAEIKETLSNFSSTLKEQVQNYKAPITRFNITLNPLNLGEVEITMVNRGNNLHVNFNSTTATMNLFLQNQAEFKNSLVNMGFTELEMNFSDQNQRQEKREQAKNKYSSNQSDESENTQAEQSLLELVIPRYI comes from the coding sequence ATGCAAGCTTATACAGCGAAAAACAACGTAGATTTGCTGGCTCCTGCTGGAGGTAAAAAGCCCTCTGTTTCTAAAAGATCTCAAAACAACGGCGAATTTTTGTCGATGGTTTTAGATGCAGCTGCGAGCAAGGCAAATAGCGGCCAAAAAATCACTGAAAAAGATGTCAAAGAGATAGTAAAAACGGTTACAACTCAAAAAGAGACACTGCAAAAAGCACAAAGCGAAAGTGCGGCAAAAATTTCAACTGCACTTGAAGAAAATTTGGATGAAAATACAAAAAATGAGCTCTATGAAAATGCAAATTTCATGCAACTTTTGCAAGTTTTAGAAATTCTAAATGGCAATGAAAAAGTAAGTAAATTTCCAAATTTCAGCGACAAAATAGCGAATTTTTTAAGTGTGCCTGAAAACGTTGAAGAGCTTAGCAACGTTAAAAGCGTTAGCGATCTTATCGACCTTGCTAAGAAATTTGACCTTGGCCTTGAAAATATAGAAATTTCAAATGAAGATGTGCCAAAACTAAATGAGATGTTTAAAAATTTAGGTAAGAAAGAATTTTTTACACCGATAAAGACCGAAGAGAAGCCTTTTTACCTAAAAGAGCTAAAAAATGAGGTCGAGCAAACCATCATCAAAAATGAACCAAAAGAGGTCGTAAAGCTTGATACCTTATTAAAAGAGGTAGTGGCAAATCCAACTAATGAAGTTAAAAATTTAGTAAAAGAAGAGCCTAAGAAGCTAGATAGTGAAGTAAAGCTTGATGATGAGATAGTGGATGTTGATCCGGACGAGCAGCCTAAAGTAAAGGTAAATTTACAAGAGAAAAAGGCACAAAAAGCTCCAACTCTTGAGTCGCTACTCTTCCCTGAAAGAGAACAGCAAAAAAATGAAAATTTTGAGAGCAAAGAGACATTTAACAGCGATAATAAATCGGAGCTAAATCAAATGGTAAAAGATATCGCTAGTAGTGCCAAACACCAGCTTCAAACAAAGGCTGAGATAAAAGAGACGCTTAGTAACTTCTCTTCTACACTAAAAGAGCAGGTGCAAAACTACAAAGCGCCGATCACTCGTTTTAACATCACATTAAACCCACTAAATTTAGGCGAGGTTGAGATCACGATGGTAAATCGCGGCAATAACTTACATGTAAATTTTAACTCAACCACGGCTACAATGAATTTATTTCTACAAAATCAAGCCGAGTTTAAAAATAGCCTTGTAAATATGGGGTTTACCGAGCTTGAGATGAATTTCTCAGATCAAAACCAAAGACAAGAAAAAAGAGAACAAGCAAAGAACAAATATAGCTCAAATCAAAGCGACGAGAGCGAAAACACTCAAGCGGAACAAAGCTTGCTTGAGCTAGTAATACCAAGATATATTTAG
- a CDS encoding flagellar basal body rod modification protein — MASVSDITTQTTQQKNAEKKAKAKQDAAAGTGTNPNAQLDKDAFMKLLLTELQYQDPTSPMDTEKMLTQTSQLASLEMQQNTNSAMKELVNQLKSNANAYAISALGKMVSTGSNSVLLTDEQKTVNFALYFKSDLANGKLEIKNANGEVVRSIDIKDLKSGVRRISWDGKDDSGKQLPNGAYTVSVNYTGKDGNSYKTQVGSYPVEAVKFVDGKAMIKIAGEYVPMDKISEFYEG; from the coding sequence ATGGCTTCAGTTTCAGATATAACTACACAAACAACTCAACAAAAAAACGCCGAGAAAAAGGCAAAAGCAAAGCAAGATGCAGCAGCTGGCACAGGAACTAACCCAAATGCGCAGCTAGATAAAGATGCATTTATGAAGCTACTTTTAACAGAGCTTCAGTATCAAGATCCAACAAGTCCTATGGATACTGAAAAGATGCTTACGCAAACTAGCCAACTAGCTTCACTAGAGATGCAACAAAATACAAACTCAGCTATGAAAGAGCTTGTAAATCAATTAAAATCAAATGCAAATGCCTACGCTATCTCAGCTCTTGGCAAAATGGTCTCAACTGGTTCAAACTCGGTTTTACTAACAGATGAGCAAAAAACTGTAAATTTTGCACTTTATTTTAAATCAGATCTTGCAAATGGTAAGCTTGAAATTAAAAATGCAAATGGAGAGGTCGTCCGTTCAATCGATATAAAAGATCTAAAGTCAGGAGTTCGCAGAATATCTTGGGATGGCAAAGATGATTCTGGAAAACAATTACCAAATGGCGCATATACAGTCTCTGTTAATTACACTGGAAAAGACGGTAATTCATACAAAACTCAAGTAGGTAGCTATCCAGTCGAGGCAGTAAAATTTGTAGACGGCAAAGCTATGATAAAAATCGCAGGCGAATATGTCCCAATGGATAAAATATCTGAATTTTACGAAGGATAA